One Arthrobacter sp. StoSoilB19 DNA window includes the following coding sequences:
- a CDS encoding LLM class flavin-dependent oxidoreductase has translation MTSNNPPRRRLHLNAFLMSTGHHEASWRLPESDPQASTDIGHYKLLAQTAERGKLDSIFFADSPVLFGEVGRRPAGKLEPTVLLTAIAGATERIGLIATASTTYNEPFNLARRFASVDWASGGRAGWNVVTTAGPDAARNFGVDDQPAHAVRYERAAEFIEVAQKLWDSWQDDAVLADKAEGVWGDADKIRAIDHEGRHFKVRGPLNVPRSPQGHPLIVQAGSSEDGKDLAARYADAVFTAHQTLADAQEFYRDLKARTAAAGRDPEAIKILPGIVPVIGATAEEAQELERELDRLIKPEYARIQLAKTLRVDPEDLPLDRQLPDNLPSEDEIEGAKSRYTLIVQLARREQLTVRQLIGRLGGGRGHRTFTGTPVQVADAIQEWFDGGAADGFNIMPPVLPSGLETFVDQVVPILQERGLFRTEYTGRTLREHYGLPRPANRYAGASAAGLASIGSAF, from the coding sequence ATGACTTCCAATAACCCTCCCCGGCGCCGGCTCCACCTGAACGCGTTCCTGATGAGCACCGGCCACCACGAGGCCTCATGGCGGCTGCCGGAAAGCGATCCGCAGGCCAGCACGGATATTGGGCACTACAAGTTGCTCGCCCAGACTGCCGAGCGCGGCAAGCTGGACTCCATCTTCTTTGCCGACTCCCCCGTCCTGTTCGGCGAGGTGGGCCGCCGTCCTGCCGGCAAGCTCGAGCCCACGGTGCTGCTGACGGCGATCGCCGGCGCCACCGAACGGATCGGGCTGATCGCCACCGCGTCCACCACCTACAACGAGCCCTTCAACCTGGCCCGCCGCTTCGCGTCCGTGGACTGGGCCAGCGGCGGACGGGCAGGGTGGAACGTGGTGACCACGGCCGGCCCGGACGCCGCCCGCAACTTCGGCGTGGACGACCAGCCCGCCCACGCTGTCCGGTACGAGCGCGCCGCAGAGTTCATCGAGGTGGCGCAGAAGCTGTGGGACAGCTGGCAGGACGACGCCGTGCTGGCCGACAAGGCCGAAGGCGTGTGGGGTGACGCGGACAAGATCCGGGCCATCGACCACGAGGGCAGGCACTTCAAGGTCCGCGGTCCCCTGAACGTTCCCCGCTCACCGCAGGGGCACCCGCTGATCGTCCAGGCGGGCTCGTCCGAGGACGGCAAGGACCTCGCTGCCCGGTACGCGGATGCCGTCTTTACCGCCCACCAGACCCTTGCCGATGCGCAGGAGTTCTACCGCGACCTGAAGGCCCGCACCGCGGCCGCCGGCCGTGATCCGGAGGCCATCAAGATCCTGCCGGGCATCGTGCCGGTCATTGGTGCCACAGCGGAGGAAGCCCAGGAGCTGGAGCGCGAGCTGGACCGGCTGATCAAACCCGAATACGCCCGGATCCAGCTGGCCAAGACCCTGCGCGTGGACCCGGAGGACCTCCCGCTGGACCGGCAGCTGCCGGACAACCTGCCCAGCGAGGATGAGATCGAGGGCGCCAAGAGCCGCTACACCCTGATCGTCCAGCTGGCGCGCCGGGAGCAGCTCACCGTGCGGCAGCTGATCGGCCGCCTGGGCGGCGGCCGCGGGCACCGCACCTTCACCGGCACCCCGGTGCAGGTGGCGGACGCCATCCAGGAATGGTTCGACGGCGGAGCGGCGGACGGCTTCAACATCATGCCGCCGGTGCTCCCGTCCGGGCTGGAAACCTTCGTGGACCAGGTGGTGCCCATCCTGCAGGAGCGCGGCCTGTTCCGCACCGAATACACAGGCCGGACCCTGCGGGAGCACTACGGCCTGCCACGGCCGGCCAACCGGTACGCGGGGGCGTCCGCCGCCGGCCTTGCCTCGATTGGATCCGCGTTCTGA
- a CDS encoding universal stress protein, with amino-acid sequence MSGVIVVGVDASPSARKAAEVALGLAESLGATLHVVTAFEMENAETFGVGSDKVRISNADSSEMVAKSLGASRPGVEITHFAARGKPADSLIKEAIRLDARLIVVGNRRMRGIGRLLGSVANSVAHNAPCDVYIANTYED; translated from the coding sequence ATGAGCGGTGTAATCGTTGTAGGTGTGGACGCCAGCCCGTCCGCACGGAAGGCTGCGGAAGTGGCGCTGGGGCTGGCGGAGTCGCTGGGAGCGACACTCCATGTGGTGACCGCCTTTGAAATGGAGAACGCCGAAACCTTCGGGGTGGGCTCGGACAAGGTGCGCATCTCCAACGCGGACAGCTCGGAGATGGTGGCAAAGTCGCTCGGCGCCTCGCGGCCGGGAGTGGAGATTACCCACTTCGCTGCCCGCGGCAAGCCGGCCGATTCCCTCATCAAAGAAGCCATCCGCCTGGATGCCCGGCTGATCGTGGTGGGCAACCGCAGGATGCGCGGCATCGGCCGGCTCCTGGGCAGCGTCGCCAACAGTGTGGCGCACAATGCCCCCTGCGATGTCTACATCGCGAACACGTACGAGGACTGA